From Pseudoalteromonas sp. R3, one genomic window encodes:
- the rplL gene encoding 50S ribosomal protein L7/L12 — protein MSVTKDQILDAIAEMSVMEVVELVEAMEEKFGVTAAAAVVAAGPAEAAEEKTEFDVILAGAGGNKVAAIKAVRGATGLGLKEAKALVESAPAPIKEAVSKEEAEALKKDLEEAGAEVEIK, from the coding sequence ATGTCTGTAACTAAAGACCAAATCCTTGACGCGATTGCTGAAATGTCAGTAATGGAAGTTGTTGAACTAGTTGAAGCAATGGAAGAAAAATTCGGCGTAACTGCAGCTGCTGCTGTTGTTGCTGCTGGTCCTGCTGAAGCTGCTGAAGAAAAGACTGAGTTCGACGTAATCCTAGCTGGCGCTGGCGGTAACAAAGTTGCTGCTATCAAAGCTGTACGTGGTGCAACTGGTCTTGGCCTTAAAGAAGCAAAAGCTCTTGTTGAGTCTGCTCCTGCGCCAATCAAAGAAGCTGTTTCTAAAGAAGAAGCTGAAGCACTTAAGAAAGATCTTGAAGAAGCTGGTGCTGAAGTTGAGATCAAGTAA
- the rpoB gene encoding DNA-directed RNA polymerase subunit beta, with product MAYSYSEKKRIRKDFGKRPQVLDIPFLLQTQLESFKKFITPDADGDTGLEAAFRSVFPIKSYSGNSELQYVSYRIGEPVFDVKECQIRGVTFSAPLRVKLRLVLMDKDAPGTVKDIKEQEVYMGEIPLMTDTGTFVINGTERVIVSQLHRSPGVFFDNDRGKSHSSGKVLYNARVIPYRGSWLDFEFDVKDNLFVRIDRRRKLPASIILRALEFSTEEILGMFFETTAFEVTNGKVMMELVPSRLRGETAAFDIKDADGEVLVEQGRRITARHIKTIEKKGIDQLEVPHEYIIGRVVARNYIDESTGEIIAEANAELSLELMAELVKAGHTKIDTLYINDVDSGAYMSETVRIDSTSNRLEALVEIYRMMRPGEPPTKEAAEALFDNLFFSDERYDLSTVGRMKFNSRVGYDTDTGPGTLSKEDIVSVMKVLIDIRNGKGDVDDIDHLGNRRIRSVGEMAENQFRVGLVRVERAVRERLSLGDLDNVMPQDLINAKPISAAVKEFFGSSQLSQFMDQNNPLSEVTHKRRISALGPGGLTRERAGFEVRDVHVTHYGRVCPIETPEGPNIGLINSLSTYARTNDYGFLETPYRKVVDGVVTDDVDYLSAIEEGQFVIAQANTNLTEENQFAEELIPCRYKGESTFMPSDSIQYMDVSPQQVISVAAALIPFLEHDDANRALMGSNMQRQAVPTLRADKPLVGTGIERTLAKDSGVTIVAKRGGVVKYADASRIVVNVNEEERVPGEAGIDIYNLTKYTRSNQNTCINQKPTCMVGEPVVRGDVLADGPSTDLGDLALGQNLRVAFMPWNGYNFEDSILLSERVVQEDRLTTIHIQELQCIARDTKLGPEEITADIPNVGESALGKLDESGVVYIGAEVKGGDILVGKVTPKGETQLTPEEKLLRAIFGEKASDVKDSSLRVPNSVSGTVIDVQVFTRDGVEKDKRALEVEDMQLREAKKDFNEEFRILEGGILTRARDLLVRAGLSEDKIADLNADKLLTQSLADEEQQAELEQLAAQYDELKAEYDKKFENKRRKITQGDDLAPGVLKIVKVYLAVKRRIQPGDKMAGRHGNKGVISTIVPVEDMPYDDKGRTVDIVLNPLGVPSRMNIGQILETHMGLAARGIGERIEDMMKEQRELHEMRDFIKKAYEIGDCRQKVDIENFSDDEIRRLAHNLKGGLPIATPAFDGAREAEIKDMLELGGYPRSGQVTLYDGRTGDAFERQVTVGYMYMLKLNHLVDDKMHARSTGSYSLVTQQPLGGKAQFGGQRFGEMEVWALEAYGAAYTLQEMLTVKSDDVNGRTKMYKNIVDGNHKMEPGMPESFNVLLKEIRSLGINIELEES from the coding sequence ATGGCTTACTCTTATTCTGAAAAGAAACGTATCCGTAAGGATTTTGGTAAACGTCCACAAGTTTTGGACATACCTTTCCTTTTGCAAACGCAGTTGGAATCGTTCAAAAAGTTCATTACACCGGACGCTGATGGTGATACCGGACTGGAAGCGGCATTCCGTTCTGTGTTCCCGATCAAAAGCTACTCGGGCAATTCTGAGCTTCAATACGTTAGCTATCGTATTGGAGAGCCAGTATTCGATGTAAAAGAATGTCAAATTCGCGGTGTGACTTTTTCTGCTCCACTTCGCGTAAAACTTCGTCTTGTGCTAATGGACAAAGATGCACCAGGCACAGTCAAAGACATTAAAGAGCAAGAAGTTTACATGGGCGAAATCCCGCTCATGACTGACACAGGTACTTTTGTTATCAATGGTACTGAACGTGTTATCGTTTCTCAGCTACACCGTTCACCTGGTGTATTCTTTGATAACGACCGTGGTAAATCACACTCGTCGGGTAAAGTACTATATAACGCACGCGTGATCCCTTACCGTGGTTCGTGGTTAGACTTTGAATTCGATGTAAAAGATAACCTGTTTGTACGTATCGACCGTCGTCGTAAACTGCCTGCGTCAATCATTCTACGTGCTCTTGAGTTCTCAACTGAAGAAATTCTTGGCATGTTCTTCGAAACCACTGCGTTCGAAGTGACAAACGGCAAAGTGATGATGGAATTGGTGCCATCTCGACTACGTGGTGAAACCGCTGCTTTTGATATCAAAGATGCAGACGGTGAAGTCCTGGTTGAACAGGGTCGTCGTATCACAGCCCGTCATATAAAAACAATCGAGAAAAAGGGCATTGACCAGCTTGAAGTACCGCATGAGTACATCATTGGTCGTGTGGTTGCGAGAAACTACATTGATGAATCAACTGGTGAGATCATTGCAGAAGCAAATGCTGAGCTGTCTCTGGAGTTGATGGCCGAGCTTGTGAAAGCAGGTCACACTAAAATTGATACCCTGTACATCAACGATGTAGATAGCGGTGCTTACATGTCGGAAACTGTGCGTATTGACAGCACATCAAACCGTCTTGAAGCGCTGGTAGAAATCTACCGTATGATGCGCCCGGGTGAGCCACCAACAAAAGAAGCAGCGGAAGCGTTGTTTGACAACCTGTTCTTCTCTGACGAGCGCTATGATTTGTCAACGGTTGGTCGTATGAAGTTCAACAGCCGTGTTGGTTATGACACTGACACAGGCCCTGGCACGCTGAGCAAAGAAGACATTGTTAGCGTGATGAAGGTGTTGATCGACATCCGTAACGGTAAAGGCGATGTGGACGATATCGACCACTTAGGTAACCGTCGTATCCGTTCTGTAGGTGAAATGGCAGAAAACCAGTTCCGCGTAGGTCTGGTACGTGTAGAGCGTGCTGTACGTGAGCGTCTGAGCTTAGGTGATCTGGACAACGTGATGCCTCAGGACCTGATCAATGCGAAGCCTATTTCTGCTGCCGTTAAAGAATTCTTTGGTTCTTCACAGCTGTCTCAGTTTATGGACCAGAACAACCCGCTGTCAGAAGTAACGCACAAGCGTCGTATTTCTGCACTTGGTCCGGGTGGTCTGACTCGTGAACGTGCTGGCTTCGAGGTTCGAGACGTACACGTTACTCACTACGGTCGTGTTTGTCCTATCGAAACGCCTGAAGGTCCAAACATCGGTCTGATCAACTCATTGTCTACATACGCACGTACTAACGATTATGGTTTCCTTGAAACACCATATCGTAAAGTCGTTGACGGTGTAGTAACGGATGACGTTGATTACCTGTCTGCAATTGAAGAAGGTCAGTTCGTAATCGCACAGGCGAACACTAACCTGACTGAAGAAAACCAATTTGCAGAAGAGCTGATCCCATGTCGTTATAAAGGCGAATCAACCTTTATGCCAAGCGACAGCATCCAGTATATGGATGTATCTCCACAGCAGGTTATCTCTGTGGCAGCAGCACTTATCCCATTCCTTGAACACGATGATGCGAACCGTGCATTGATGGGATCGAACATGCAACGTCAGGCTGTACCAACACTGCGCGCAGATAAGCCGCTGGTAGGTACAGGTATCGAGCGTACGCTGGCAAAAGACTCTGGTGTAACCATTGTTGCTAAGCGTGGCGGTGTGGTGAAGTATGCAGATGCAAGCCGTATCGTTGTTAACGTGAACGAAGAAGAGCGCGTACCTGGTGAAGCAGGTATCGACATCTATAACCTGACTAAATACACCCGCTCTAACCAGAACACCTGTATCAACCAAAAACCAACTTGTATGGTTGGTGAACCGGTCGTACGTGGTGATGTTCTGGCGGATGGTCCTTCGACTGACCTAGGCGACCTGGCTCTTGGTCAAAACCTGCGTGTGGCATTCATGCCATGGAATGGTTATAACTTCGAGGATTCAATTCTACTGTCTGAGCGCGTTGTTCAGGAAGATCGTCTAACTACGATCCACATCCAGGAACTACAGTGTATTGCACGTGATACTAAGCTTGGTCCAGAAGAGATCACTGCTGATATCCCGAACGTGGGTGAGTCTGCGCTAGGTAAGCTGGACGAATCAGGTGTTGTATACATCGGTGCTGAAGTGAAAGGCGGCGATATCCTGGTTGGTAAAGTAACGCCTAAAGGTGAAACTCAATTAACGCCTGAAGAGAAGCTACTGCGTGCTATTTTCGGTGAAAAAGCGTCTGATGTGAAAGACAGCTCACTACGTGTACCTAACTCTGTATCTGGTACCGTTATCGACGTTCAGGTCTTTACCCGTGATGGTGTAGAAAAAGACAAGCGTGCGCTGGAAGTTGAAGACATGCAGCTTCGCGAAGCGAAGAAAGACTTCAACGAAGAGTTCCGTATTCTTGAAGGTGGTATCCTGACTCGTGCGCGTGACCTGCTGGTACGTGCTGGTCTGAGCGAAGACAAGATCGCTGATCTAAACGCTGATAAGTTACTGACGCAAAGCCTGGCTGACGAAGAGCAGCAAGCTGAGCTGGAGCAACTGGCAGCGCAGTACGACGAGCTGAAAGCTGAATACGATAAGAAGTTCGAGAACAAGCGTCGTAAGATCACTCAAGGTGATGACCTGGCGCCGGGTGTACTGAAGATCGTTAAGGTTTACCTGGCTGTTAAGCGTCGCATCCAACCGGGTGATAAGATGGCGGGTCGTCACGGTAACAAGGGTGTTATCTCTACTATCGTGCCTGTTGAAGACATGCCTTACGATGACAAAGGTCGTACGGTAGACATCGTTCTGAACCCGCTGGGTGTACCATCGCGGATGAACATCGGTCAGATCCTTGAAACTCACATGGGTCTTGCTGCACGTGGTATCGGTGAGCGCATCGAAGACATGATGAAAGAGCAACGTGAACTGCACGAAATGCGCGACTTCATCAAGAAAGCTTACGAAATTGGTGACTGTCGTCAGAAAGTAGATATTGAGAACTTCTCTGATGATGAGATCCGTCGCTTGGCACACAACCTCAAAGGCGGTCTACCAATCGCGACACCTGCGTTTGACGGTGCTCGCGAAGCTGAAATCAAAGACATGCTAGAGCTGGGTGGTTACCCACGAAGTGGTCAGGTAACGCTATATGATGGTCGTACTGGTGATGCATTTGAGCGTCAGGTAACGGTCGGCTACATGTATATGCTGAAACTGAACCACCTTGTTGATGACAAGATGCACGCACGTTCTACCGGTTCTTACAGCCTGGTTACTCAGCAGCCGCTGGGTGGTAAGGCACAGTTCGGTGGTCAGCGTTTCGGTGAGATGGAGGTATGGGCACTTGAAGCATACGGTGCTGCCTACACGCTACAGGAAATGCTGACAGTTAAGTCGGATGACGTAAATGGTCGTACTAAGATGTATAAGAACATCGTAGACGGCAACCATAAGATGGAGCCGGGCATGCCGGAATCATTCAACGTATTGTTGAAAGAGATCCGCTCGCTGGGTATCAACATCGAATTGGAAGAAAGTTGA
- the rplJ gene encoding 50S ribosomal protein L10 translates to MALNLQDKKAIVAEVNEAAKGALSAVVADSRGVTVDAITALRKEAREAGVWMKVVRNTLAKRAVEGTDYECLNESLVGPSLIAFSSEHPGAAARIFADFAKKNELFELKAAAFEGNVVDVDMLAKLPTYDEAVARLMSAMKEASAGKLCKTIEAVRVQKAEAAA, encoded by the coding sequence ATGGCTTTAAATCTTCAAGACAAAAAAGCAATTGTTGCTGAAGTCAACGAAGCTGCCAAAGGTGCTCTGTCTGCAGTTGTTGCAGATTCTCGTGGTGTAACAGTAGATGCGATCACTGCACTTCGTAAAGAAGCTCGTGAAGCAGGCGTATGGATGAAAGTTGTCCGTAACACGCTAGCTAAGCGCGCTGTAGAAGGTACTGACTATGAGTGCCTTAACGAATCGCTAGTGGGCCCAAGCCTAATCGCTTTCTCTTCAGAGCACCCAGGTGCTGCAGCTCGTATCTTCGCTGATTTCGCGAAGAAGAACGAGTTGTTCGAACTGAAAGCGGCTGCATTTGAAGGCAATGTTGTAGACGTAGACATGCTAGCTAAGCTGCCTACTTACGACGAAGCTGTTGCACGCCTAATGAGCGCTATGAAAGAAGCGTCAGCTGGTAAATTGTGTAAAACAATTGAAGCTGTACGTGTTCAGAAAGCTGAAGCAGCTGCTTAA